From a single Candidatus Poribacteria bacterium genomic region:
- the gcvP gene encoding aminomethyl-transferring glycine dehydrogenase, with amino-acid sequence MDKKQKNGRSFADRHIGPRSEDIELMLSTLGYSSMADFIEEVVPTDIRLASPFRLNGEVCGSGRSLQTHITKSESEVLTSLKKLASENKVFRSFIGMGYYNCFVPPVIQRNILENPGWYTQYTPYQAEISQGRLEALLNFQTMVIDLTGLPVANASLLDEATAAAEAMGMCVANVPQKISRNFFVSETCHPQTIAVLQTRAEPLGIELQIGDHREVNFDTPILGAIVQYPATDGAIYDYSKFAKQVHAAGGLFVTATDLLALTLLRPPGEFGADITIGSAQRFGVPLGYGGPHAAFLSTHEELKRSIPGRIAGVSQDATGKPAIRLALQTREQHIRREKATSNICTAQVLLAVMAGMYAVYHGPTGLKHIAERVHSLTCALRAGLEELGFTTGTTPCFDTLSVTIPAEATAELLASARAREINFRAIDSTHIGISLDETTTPVDVEEILQIFGAQTRLENVPASEIPIDLQRKSAYLTHPVFNSYHSETEMLRYIHKLQTKDLSLVNAMIPLGSCTMKLNATAEMVPVTWNEFGGLHPFAPLEQAKGYQHLFSQLEMWLAEITGYSGISLQPNAGSQGEYAGLLVIRKYHQSRGESHRNVCLIPTSAHGTNPASAVMAGMQVVVVACDTDGNIDIEDLQLKADEHRENLAAAMITYPSTHGVFEEKIREICDIVHQSGGLVYMDGANLNALVGIGQPADIGADVCHLNLHKTFCIPHGGGGPGMGPIGVKAHLTDFLPTHPLVPVGGDAGIGAVSAAPWGSPGILPISWAYVAMMGPQGLTAATEVAILNANYIAKRLAPHYPVLYTGKNGLVAHECIIDLRAFKKSADIDVTDVAKRLMDYGFHAPTVSWPVLGTMMIEPTESESRAELERFCDALISIREEIAEIEAGAADRADNVLKNAPHTVEMVTQSEWEYSYPRERAAFPKPWVREAKFWPAVARINEVYGDRNLMCACPPLDTY; translated from the coding sequence ATGGATAAAAAACAGAAAAACGGAAGATCCTTCGCAGATCGACACATCGGGCCCCGTTCAGAAGATATTGAACTGATGTTGTCAACGCTCGGCTATTCTTCAATGGCTGATTTCATTGAAGAGGTTGTGCCAACGGACATTCGTTTAGCTTCTCCTTTCCGTTTAAATGGAGAGGTGTGTGGCTCAGGACGTAGTTTGCAAACCCATATTACAAAGTCAGAGTCAGAAGTTCTCACATCGTTAAAGAAGCTCGCCTCCGAAAATAAGGTCTTCCGTTCCTTTATTGGAATGGGGTACTATAATTGCTTTGTTCCGCCAGTCATCCAGCGAAATATTCTGGAAAACCCCGGTTGGTATACCCAATACACCCCCTATCAAGCCGAGATTTCACAGGGACGTTTGGAGGCATTGCTTAACTTCCAAACAATGGTAATTGATTTAACCGGTTTACCTGTCGCGAATGCCTCCCTCTTAGATGAGGCAACCGCCGCCGCTGAGGCGATGGGAATGTGTGTTGCGAATGTACCACAGAAGATCAGTCGAAACTTTTTTGTTTCAGAAACCTGTCATCCACAAACAATCGCTGTCCTACAAACACGCGCTGAACCCCTCGGTATTGAACTACAAATCGGTGATCATCGCGAGGTCAATTTTGACACACCGATCTTAGGTGCCATCGTGCAATATCCGGCTACAGATGGGGCGATTTACGATTACAGTAAGTTCGCTAAACAAGTGCATGCCGCTGGCGGTTTATTCGTTACTGCAACGGATCTGTTGGCACTAACACTCTTACGTCCTCCTGGGGAATTCGGCGCTGACATCACTATCGGTAGCGCTCAGCGATTTGGGGTGCCGCTCGGATACGGCGGTCCCCACGCAGCTTTTCTTTCCACACATGAAGAACTTAAACGTAGTATTCCCGGACGGATTGCGGGGGTTTCTCAAGATGCGACCGGCAAACCCGCGATCCGTCTGGCACTCCAAACGCGGGAGCAGCATATCCGACGCGAAAAAGCCACGAGCAATATATGCACCGCACAGGTCCTCCTCGCTGTAATGGCGGGGATGTACGCGGTTTATCATGGACCTACCGGACTTAAACATATTGCTGAACGCGTCCACTCCCTCACTTGCGCATTACGGGCGGGGCTTGAAGAACTGGGATTTACAACAGGCACAACTCCCTGTTTTGATACACTTTCTGTTACGATCCCAGCGGAAGCAACAGCAGAATTGCTCGCTTCTGCACGTGCAAGAGAAATAAATTTTCGGGCAATTGATTCAACGCATATCGGTATCTCTTTAGACGAAACAACAACACCTGTTGATGTTGAAGAAATCTTGCAAATATTTGGTGCACAGACACGTTTGGAAAACGTTCCCGCGAGTGAAATTCCAATAGATTTGCAACGCAAGAGTGCCTACCTAACGCATCCGGTGTTCAATAGTTACCATTCTGAAACCGAGATGCTTCGCTATATCCACAAACTTCAAACCAAAGACCTCTCCCTTGTGAATGCGATGATACCGCTCGGTTCTTGCACCATGAAACTCAACGCTACGGCGGAGATGGTCCCGGTAACATGGAACGAATTTGGCGGATTGCACCCCTTCGCACCACTGGAACAAGCAAAGGGGTATCAGCATCTATTTTCACAATTGGAGATGTGGTTAGCTGAAATAACGGGTTATAGTGGTATCTCATTGCAGCCGAATGCGGGTTCGCAAGGTGAATATGCCGGACTGTTAGTCATACGAAAATATCACCAGAGTCGCGGGGAGTCGCATCGTAATGTTTGTCTAATACCAACATCTGCGCACGGCACGAATCCTGCGAGTGCTGTGATGGCGGGGATGCAAGTGGTCGTCGTGGCGTGCGATACGGATGGGAATATTGATATCGAGGATCTCCAATTAAAAGCTGACGAGCATCGTGAAAATCTTGCAGCTGCCATGATTACATACCCTTCAACACACGGGGTCTTTGAGGAGAAAATTCGAGAAATTTGCGATATTGTTCATCAATCCGGTGGACTGGTCTACATGGACGGCGCGAATCTGAATGCTCTCGTTGGCATCGGACAGCCTGCGGATATTGGCGCGGATGTCTGCCATTTGAACCTTCACAAAACTTTCTGTATCCCACACGGCGGCGGGGGTCCAGGGATGGGACCCATTGGGGTCAAGGCACATCTCACAGATTTTTTGCCAACACATCCACTTGTCCCCGTCGGGGGTGATGCTGGTATTGGTGCCGTATCCGCTGCACCGTGGGGAAGTCCAGGAATTCTGCCTATCTCATGGGCTTATGTAGCGATGATGGGACCGCAAGGACTTACAGCAGCGACAGAAGTCGCGATCCTGAACGCCAATTATATTGCCAAACGGCTTGCACCGCATTATCCTGTCCTTTATACCGGAAAAAATGGTTTAGTGGCACACGAATGTATCATCGATTTGCGTGCTTTCAAGAAGAGTGCTGATATAGATGTGACGGATGTCGCAAAGCGATTGATGGATTATGGATTCCACGCACCGACTGTCTCTTGGCCCGTCTTGGGAACGATGATGATTGAACCGACGGAAAGCGAATCGAGAGCAGAATTAGAGCGGTTCTGTGATGCCCTTATCTCAATTCGTGAAGAGATAGCGGAAATTGAGGCAGGTGCCGCTGATCGGGCAGACAATGTGTTGAAAAACGCGCCTCACACCGTAGAAATGGTTACACAATCCGAGTGGGAGTATTCCTATCCCCGTGAAAGAGCTGCGTTTCCGAAACCGTGGGTCCGCGAGGCTAAATTTTGGCCCGCAGTTGCACGTATCAACGAGGTTTATGGCGACAGGAACCTTATGTGTGCCTGCCCCCCGCTTGATACATATTGA
- the trkA gene encoding Trk system potassium transporter TrkA has product MKAIIIGAGEVGFHIAKLLTVQDNDVVLIDESDAACDRVNEQLDLQTLQGSGASPRLLKTAGIDEADLLIAVTNSDEINMLACQIAGRYSVSTKIARVSNPDYFSTESGLTPKDFGIDLLVSPEQRCIAEFVRLLQIPEAREIVDFEDGKVQLVSFRTRQSNPLIGKSLAELDASGLLADIRFAAISRRGTPNNGNLISNGNRHIIIPRGADALQQGDEAFVIGSSLAVEQLLRISGITFNQQLDRVIIVGASPIGIGLARVLEENDTDVKLIEADQTQARLASQRLKRTTVLQGDYLQYRLLEEAGVEGVNGFVSVTGDDENDIMACMTAKENGAQRVLALVQRPRYLPLLARIPRLDGAVSRHLTVVSNILRLIRRGNIISVASLHGIDAEVIEIVAGVNAKIVHKELISFKSKFPENAFIGAVLRREKLMIPTGQSVIQPADRVIVFSMPDAIPIVEDLFAERRD; this is encoded by the coding sequence ATGAAAGCGATAATTATAGGTGCAGGAGAGGTTGGGTTCCATATTGCCAAACTTCTCACTGTCCAAGATAACGATGTTGTTCTCATTGATGAATCCGATGCTGCTTGCGATCGGGTTAATGAACAATTGGACTTGCAGACACTGCAAGGCTCCGGAGCATCCCCGCGCCTTCTCAAGACCGCTGGTATTGACGAAGCGGATCTCCTCATTGCCGTTACGAATAGTGATGAGATTAATATGCTGGCTTGTCAGATAGCCGGCAGATACAGCGTCAGCACAAAAATCGCACGTGTCTCAAATCCTGACTACTTCTCTACAGAAAGTGGACTGACGCCTAAAGATTTCGGCATTGATCTACTGGTGAGTCCAGAGCAACGCTGCATTGCTGAATTTGTCCGGCTCTTGCAGATACCTGAGGCACGAGAAATTGTCGACTTTGAAGACGGAAAAGTCCAACTTGTCTCGTTTCGTACCAGACAGTCAAACCCCTTAATAGGAAAATCGCTCGCCGAGTTGGACGCAAGTGGGCTGCTCGCCGATATCCGCTTTGCTGCTATTAGTCGTCGTGGCACCCCTAATAACGGCAACCTGATCAGTAACGGCAACAGACACATTATCATTCCGAGAGGGGCAGATGCGCTGCAACAAGGGGATGAAGCATTTGTCATCGGCAGTTCGCTGGCAGTTGAGCAATTGTTACGCATTAGTGGTATCACATTTAACCAGCAACTCGATCGTGTTATCATTGTAGGGGCAAGTCCCATTGGCATTGGACTCGCTCGTGTGCTTGAAGAAAATGACACCGATGTCAAACTTATTGAAGCCGATCAAACCCAAGCGCGCCTGGCCTCCCAACGCCTCAAGCGGACCACCGTTTTACAAGGCGATTATCTTCAATACAGACTCCTTGAAGAAGCAGGTGTAGAGGGTGTTAATGGATTCGTCTCCGTCACAGGGGACGATGAAAACGACATTATGGCATGCATGACTGCTAAAGAGAACGGCGCCCAGCGTGTCCTCGCGCTCGTGCAGCGCCCCCGTTATCTCCCTTTGTTGGCACGTATTCCGAGACTCGATGGCGCGGTGAGTAGACATCTCACAGTTGTGAGCAATATCCTGCGGCTCATCCGTCGCGGAAATATCATTTCTGTTGCATCGCTCCACGGGATAGATGCGGAAGTGATTGAGATTGTCGCTGGCGTCAACGCGAAGATTGTCCACAAGGAACTCATCTCTTTCAAATCAAAATTTCCAGAAAATGCCTTTATCGGCGCCGTTCTTCGACGAGAAAAACTCATGATTCCAACCGGGCAGTCTGTTATCCAACCTGCAGATCGCGTGATCGTCTTTAGTATGCCCGACGCGATTCCAATTGTCGAAGACCTGTTCGCGGAGCGGAGAGACTAA
- a CDS encoding TrkH family potassium uptake protein, translated as MSLKLIAYTLGNLLICLAGTMLLPLGVAIYYQTRAGEAESNLSAFVISAILTLVVGLVLRFSIRARQEELGIREGFAVVALGWVTVALFGSLPYIFADVFRSEGRSPWVEFSFCYFESMAGFSTTGATVLTEIEHLSHAVLFWRSLSHWLGGMGIVVLAVAILPMLGIGGMQLFRAEAPGPQTDRLTPRIAQTAKLLWGVYLLLSFLETALLMLGGMSLFDALCHTFGTMATGGFSTKNQSIGHYNSVYVDMVISFFMFLAGTNFALHYRALRGDVKAYFQDTEFKFYCIVIAVSITLISWNTIRFQVDGDIPYDSMWTSLRYATFQVTSIITTTGYGTADFEQWPALSQFILVTLMFYGGCAGSTGGGMKQVRFLLLIKQSRAEIKRLLFPHAVLPIRVNDRVVPPEVMTNVLGFFFFFIGIFAIVTCIMATLGLDLVSAAGATIATLGNIGPGLGSVGPTDNYAHIHTAGKYILSFCMLLGRLELYTVLILFSPNFWKK; from the coding sequence ATGAGTCTTAAATTAATCGCCTATACGCTTGGTAATTTGCTTATCTGTCTCGCCGGAACGATGCTGCTGCCTTTGGGAGTGGCTATCTATTATCAGACAAGAGCAGGTGAAGCCGAGAGCAATTTGTCGGCTTTTGTCATATCAGCGATACTCACCTTAGTTGTTGGTTTGGTTCTCCGCTTTAGCATTCGCGCACGACAGGAAGAACTCGGCATCCGCGAAGGTTTTGCAGTTGTCGCTTTGGGATGGGTGACAGTTGCCCTTTTTGGATCGCTCCCCTACATATTTGCAGACGTGTTTCGCAGTGAAGGTCGCTCCCCGTGGGTAGAATTTTCCTTCTGTTATTTTGAATCTATGGCAGGGTTCTCGACGACGGGTGCCACTGTCCTCACCGAAATTGAGCATCTTTCACACGCTGTGCTCTTCTGGCGGAGCCTTTCCCACTGGCTGGGTGGCATGGGAATTGTTGTGCTTGCCGTCGCCATTCTTCCGATGCTCGGCATCGGGGGTATGCAGCTTTTTCGTGCCGAGGCGCCCGGACCGCAGACCGATCGACTCACCCCCCGTATCGCACAAACCGCTAAACTTCTCTGGGGCGTTTATCTCCTGCTCTCTTTTTTAGAAACAGCCCTCCTGATGCTCGGCGGCATGTCACTCTTTGACGCACTCTGCCACACCTTCGGCACGATGGCAACTGGTGGGTTTTCAACGAAGAACCAGAGCATCGGGCACTACAACAGTGTTTATGTTGACATGGTTATCAGTTTCTTCATGTTTCTCGCCGGAACCAATTTCGCGCTGCATTATCGTGCGCTTCGGGGCGATGTCAAAGCCTATTTCCAGGATACAGAATTCAAATTCTACTGTATTGTTATCGCAGTGAGTATTACCCTAATTTCATGGAATACCATCAGGTTTCAGGTCGATGGGGATATCCCTTATGATTCAATGTGGACATCGCTACGCTATGCTACGTTTCAGGTGACATCTATCATCACGACCACTGGCTACGGGACGGCTGACTTCGAGCAGTGGCCCGCCCTCTCCCAATTCATTTTAGTGACACTTATGTTCTATGGGGGGTGCGCCGGCTCCACGGGAGGCGGTATGAAGCAGGTCCGATTCCTACTCCTTATTAAACAGAGTCGCGCCGAAATTAAACGCCTCCTTTTCCCACATGCTGTGCTCCCTATTCGTGTTAACGATCGAGTCGTCCCCCCCGAAGTGATGACCAATGTTCTCGGTTTCTTTTTCTTTTTCATCGGGATTTTTGCGATTGTAACGTGCATTATGGCAACTTTGGGGCTTGATCTTGTGAGTGCCGCAGGTGCGACAATCGCTACACTCGGAAACATCGGTCCCGGTCTCGGCAGTGTGGGACCCACCGATAACTACGCCCATATTCACACGGCTGGAAAATACATCTTGTCT